The proteins below come from a single Mucilaginibacter mali genomic window:
- a CDS encoding autotransporter outer membrane beta-barrel domain-containing protein, which produces MKKTLPICALFALGPFIVAAQTNTFPSSGNVGINTTSPSEKLEVSFGSIRITHNDPGNRLMWFRSDNTQATGLASDGFSTMKFINNGSETMTLTGSGLGIGTTSTSFKLDIASTTTNLLRALDNNTSGITINIDGSGRSIMQMKGNAVSGANGGAYFTANGYQEAWFNVVANQNTAGQRFLRFGNLSNKFSLQLLNDAGNSIVASPFTIENTAPSNSFYVNSSGYIGVGTNLPGAPLEVLNNASASASGNQILRLQTNYGVAAGSGGYLSFMSGTTEAGRIRSFNEAGGIVGLDFSTYNGGLNQSVMRISGAGNVGIGTTSPTYKLQVSGATTGISNTTTDWVVGSTGSMLNLSTGSSTGNTYGAVSSLSNGGGAWNNLILQSGGGSVGIGTTSPDEKLTVYGKIHSQEVKVDLSVPGPDYVFEPTYKLPSLTEIKTFVDKNHHLPEIPTAAEMARNGIDLGEMNTKLLKKVEELTLYLIEQDKAKQDQQKQIDLLNKKLEMMIAEKKEK; this is translated from the coding sequence ATGAAAAAGACATTACCAATATGCGCGCTGTTTGCATTAGGGCCATTTATTGTAGCCGCGCAAACAAATACCTTCCCATCAAGCGGAAATGTTGGGATCAATACCACCAGCCCATCCGAAAAATTAGAGGTTAGTTTTGGAAGTATCCGGATCACGCACAATGATCCCGGAAACAGGCTGATGTGGTTTCGGTCGGATAATACACAGGCAACAGGATTAGCTTCTGATGGTTTCTCGACAATGAAATTTATAAACAATGGCAGTGAAACAATGACTTTGACAGGGTCCGGGCTAGGGATTGGCACTACATCTACTTCTTTTAAATTAGACATTGCTTCAACAACTACCAATCTTTTGCGGGCGCTTGATAACAATACTTCCGGTATTACCATCAATATAGATGGTTCCGGCCGTTCAATTATGCAAATGAAAGGCAATGCCGTTTCTGGAGCCAACGGCGGGGCCTATTTTACAGCTAATGGTTATCAGGAAGCGTGGTTTAATGTTGTCGCTAATCAAAACACAGCCGGGCAGCGCTTTTTACGATTTGGAAACTTAAGTAATAAGTTTTCACTTCAGTTGTTAAACGATGCTGGGAACAGCATTGTCGCTTCACCTTTTACTATCGAGAACACAGCACCTTCAAATAGTTTTTATGTAAACAGTAGCGGATATATTGGCGTAGGGACAAATTTACCGGGGGCACCATTAGAGGTACTTAATAATGCAAGCGCCTCAGCAAGCGGAAATCAAATACTGAGGCTGCAAACAAATTATGGCGTTGCAGCCGGCAGTGGTGGCTACCTGTCTTTTATGTCGGGCACAACCGAGGCCGGCCGGATCAGAAGTTTTAATGAAGCAGGTGGCATAGTTGGTTTAGATTTTTCCACATACAATGGCGGACTCAATCAGTCGGTAATGAGGATCTCTGGAGCTGGGAATGTCGGTATCGGCACAACAAGCCCTACTTATAAGTTACAGGTAAGTGGCGCGACAACTGGCATATCAAATACTACAACTGATTGGGTAGTTGGCTCTACGGGAAGCATGCTCAATTTGTCTACCGGAAGTTCTACAGGCAATACCTACGGCGCAGTGAGTTCTCTTAGTAACGGAGGCGGTGCATGGAATAATCTTATCTTACAAAGCGGCGGCGGTAGCGTGGGCATCGGCACTACCAGTCCCGACGAAAAGCTTACTGTTTATGGCAAAATTCACAGCCAGGAGGTAAAGGTTGACCTCAGCGTACCCGGCCCCGACTACGTGTTCGAGCCGACATATAAGTTGCCCTCGCTAACAGAGATCAAAACTTTCGTTGACAAGAACCATCACCTCCCGGAAATACCGACGGCCGCCGAGATGGCCAGGAATGGCATCGATCTTGGCGAAATGAATACGAAGCTTTTAAAGAAAGTAGAGGAACTGACGCTGTATCTTATTGAACAAGACAAGGCTAAACAGGATCAGCAAAAGCAGATTGATCTGCTAAATAAAAAATTAGAAATGATGATAGCAGAAAAGAAGGAAAAGTAA